In the Rhodopirellula bahusiensis genome, ACCCACTGACTGGCGAGCCGTATGCGGGAGAACCGCACGTACGGTTCTGAGGGAGGGGAGTCCGGCTCAACCGGACTTCCCTACCCCTATCAGGTTGAGTGGCTTCGAAACCACCGTTCAGCGAATGCGACGAATCAAGCAATTCGAGGAAGACCGGTTTGCTGATTCGTCCTGCTCGCCAATCCAACACATTTCCTTGTGAGTCGCAAACGATGGTGACCGGCGGACCTTGAACGGCGTAAGTCGCCATGACCTCCGCGTTTTCCGGATCGCCCACGTCGATTGCTACCGGAACAAACTCCGCATTGACCAATTCCTTCAC is a window encoding:
- a CDS encoding thioredoxin family protein, with protein sequence MNDTKSDLPPVESMDPSPQPKPLFHFWRCFWLTFLVVSLGYAWHCFYVPANEIAWANDYASAKQQAAKADKPILLYFTANWCVPCRVMKRQVWADLQVKELVNAEFVPVAIDVGDPENAEVMATYAVQGPPVTIVCDSQGNVLDWRAGRISKPVFLELLDSSHSLNGGFEATQPDRGREVRLSRTPLPQNRTCGSPAYGSPVSG